One segment of Paraburkholderia sp. PREW-6R DNA contains the following:
- a CDS encoding DUF3005 domain-containing protein — protein sequence MNSDINKAAEATNPPQASGPSSTELHNDRTHDSTVDTDGKNLEAARIAGHSPISPDEITTTNATLTNSVSESRDGVAGFDSRVGGNHLLLALEPGYTVIDRGMVEPQGSDTTGDELEVAERIGSRNARGRLHYALNHLRPTRVIELHRVK from the coding sequence ATGAACAGCGATATCAACAAGGCAGCGGAAGCCACCAATCCGCCGCAGGCAAGCGGCCCCAGTTCGACTGAACTGCACAACGATCGCACGCATGACAGCACCGTCGACACCGACGGCAAGAACCTCGAAGCCGCGCGCATTGCGGGCCACAGCCCCATCTCGCCCGACGAGATCACCACGACGAACGCTACGCTAACCAACAGCGTGTCCGAATCGCGTGACGGCGTGGCGGGCTTTGATAGCCGCGTCGGCGGCAATCATTTGCTGCTCGCGCTCGAACCCGGCTACACCGTGATCGACAGAGGCATGGTAGAACCGCAAGGGTCCGACACGACGGGCGACGAACTCGAGGTCGCCGAACGCATTGGCAGCCGCAATGCACGCGGGCGCCTTCACTATGCCCTTAATCACTTACGGCCCACGCGCGTGATCGAATTACATCGCGTGAAGTAA
- the epsC gene encoding serine O-acetyltransferase EpsC — MPNVPSQNWGLEQIVADLRASREELHRTRHPLGIRELPSREAVINIVAGLRAALFPTHYGAPDLTDETVDYYVGHTLESTLRLLAEQIRRALRFLPEFATTSDSDMKQRAFDVAREFGKQLPGIRALLVSDIQAAFTGDPAAQHVTEILLCYPGIWAMTHHRLAHALHLLGVPLLARFINEIAHSATGIDIHPGATIGPSFFIDHGTGVVIGETAIIGEHVRVYQAVTLGAKSFAADVDGSLIKGNARHPIVEDHVVIYAGATILGRVTIGRGSVIGGNVWLTHSVPPGSSVSQGKVREGERNEEGRH, encoded by the coding sequence ATGCCAAACGTGCCTTCCCAGAATTGGGGCCTTGAACAGATCGTCGCGGACCTGCGTGCGTCGCGCGAAGAGTTGCACCGAACGCGGCATCCGCTCGGTATTCGCGAATTGCCGTCGCGTGAAGCGGTGATCAACATTGTGGCGGGTTTGCGCGCGGCGCTGTTTCCCACGCACTACGGCGCGCCCGATCTGACTGACGAAACGGTCGATTACTACGTCGGCCATACACTCGAAAGCACGTTGCGCCTGCTGGCCGAACAGATCCGCCGGGCGCTGCGCTTCCTGCCCGAATTCGCGACCACCTCCGACAGCGACATGAAGCAGCGCGCGTTCGACGTGGCGCGTGAATTCGGCAAACAGTTACCCGGCATCCGCGCGCTGCTCGTGAGCGACATTCAGGCCGCGTTCACCGGCGACCCTGCCGCGCAGCACGTCACGGAAATTCTGCTCTGCTATCCGGGCATCTGGGCGATGACACATCATCGCCTCGCGCATGCGCTGCATCTTCTCGGCGTGCCGTTGCTCGCGCGCTTCATCAACGAAATCGCGCATTCCGCAACCGGCATTGACATTCATCCGGGCGCGACGATCGGGCCGAGTTTTTTCATCGACCACGGCACGGGCGTGGTGATCGGCGAGACCGCCATCATTGGTGAACATGTGCGCGTGTACCAGGCGGTGACGCTGGGCGCAAAGAGTTTCGCGGCGGATGTCGATGGCTCGCTGATTAAAGGCAACGCGCGCCATCCGATTGTCGAAGATCATGTGGTGATCTATGCGGGCGCGACCATTCTCGGACGCGTGACGATCGGGCGCGGTTCGGTGATCGGCGGCAACGTGTGGCTCACGCACAGTGTGCCGCCGGGCAGCAGCGTGTCGCAAGGCAAGGTGCGCGAAGGCGAGCGGAACGAAGAGGGGCGTCACTAA
- a CDS encoding metal-dependent hydrolase — protein sequence MASSKAHHATGFAAGVIAAAVVARIGGSGPFQTGMLLSFIAGVVGATAPDWLEVAWWSRARRLWITHRTLTHWGIGWVALLAVSYHWLGHSIYAAPAFGFACGGLMHLLADWPNPLGVPWIAGRHSLNLWNSGHCDLIVVAASWAAAWFVGQHVALLGVHGSALLHYLRAG from the coding sequence ATGGCATCCAGCAAAGCACATCACGCAACCGGTTTCGCCGCCGGCGTTATCGCGGCGGCGGTAGTCGCGCGCATCGGCGGAAGTGGCCCGTTTCAAACCGGCATGCTGCTGAGCTTCATAGCCGGCGTCGTGGGTGCCACCGCGCCTGACTGGCTGGAAGTCGCCTGGTGGTCGCGTGCCCGGCGGCTGTGGATCACCCACCGCACCCTGACGCATTGGGGCATTGGCTGGGTAGCGTTGCTCGCCGTGTCATACCATTGGCTCGGCCATTCCATCTATGCGGCGCCTGCGTTCGGCTTTGCGTGCGGCGGCCTGATGCACCTGCTCGCCGACTGGCCGAATCCGCTCGGCGTGCCGTGGATTGCAGGACGTCACTCACTGAACTTGTGGAACAGCGGGCACTGCGATCTGATCGTGGTCGCCGCTTCGTGGGCAGCGGCGTGGTTCGTCGGCCAGCATGTAGCATTGCTCGGCGTGCACGGCAGCGCGTTGCTTCATTATCTGCGCGCCGGTTAG
- a CDS encoding sugar ABC transporter ATPase, whose protein sequence is MNRLFLLAPVVAVTALLAACGSSSPARDASLPLMYVSSARTPAYIADCLESRLSRVRVSRAGGSTEIAVGSASNNSYFVTLTPFNAGSVVKVMHPANAPDDPPEPEMRFDIARCAT, encoded by the coding sequence ATGAACCGACTTTTCCTGCTTGCTCCCGTTGTTGCCGTCACCGCCCTGCTCGCGGCGTGCGGTTCCTCCAGCCCCGCACGCGACGCATCGTTGCCCCTGATGTACGTCTCCTCTGCGCGCACACCCGCCTATATCGCCGACTGCCTCGAAAGCCGCCTGTCACGTGTGCGCGTGTCGCGAGCGGGCGGTTCGACGGAGATCGCCGTTGGCTCGGCTTCGAACAACTCGTATTTCGTCACGCTGACGCCGTTCAACGCGGGCTCCGTCGTCAAGGTAATGCATCCCGCGAATGCACCGGACGATCCGCCGGAGCCTGAAATGCGTTTCGACATCGCGCGCTGCGCGACCTGA
- a CDS encoding porin produces the protein MKKTLIAAGLMGTFAIAAHAQSSVTLYGSLDAGLVYSNNQGGHSNWQQGSGSVSNTYFGLRGSEDLGGGLHAIFKLENGFNLNNGQFSESSTMFNRQAFVGLQSDQYGALTLGRQYDSVVDYLAPLSEAGNGYGNNLAAHPFDNDNLDNSFSIKNAVKYTSANYAGLKFGGLYGFSNSAGQFSNNRAWSAGASYENGPLSVAAAYLQLNKSGSSNLAGAVSQGDGTAAVAANLQRTFGAGVNYSYGPATAGFVYTHTQLDGITGVDVGGATLPGVAGTNLHLDNYEVNGKYTLTPALSLAASYTFTDGKMTGSNGSGDPKWHTVSLQGDYSLSKRTDVYVEGVYQHASGELGNLGANVAAINTLAPSSTGNQVAAAVGLRHRF, from the coding sequence ATGAAGAAAACCCTCATTGCAGCCGGCCTGATGGGCACATTCGCCATCGCCGCTCACGCGCAAAGCAGCGTCACGTTATACGGCTCGCTCGACGCCGGCCTCGTCTATTCGAACAACCAGGGAGGCCACAGCAACTGGCAACAGGGCAGTGGCTCCGTGTCGAACACGTACTTCGGCTTGCGCGGCAGCGAAGATCTCGGCGGCGGTCTGCATGCGATCTTCAAGCTGGAAAACGGCTTCAATCTGAACAACGGCCAGTTCTCCGAAAGCAGCACGATGTTCAACCGACAGGCGTTCGTCGGTCTGCAGAGCGATCAGTACGGCGCGCTCACGCTTGGCCGCCAATACGACTCGGTGGTCGATTACCTCGCGCCGCTGTCCGAAGCGGGCAACGGTTACGGCAACAACCTCGCGGCGCACCCGTTCGATAACGACAACCTCGACAACTCGTTCTCGATCAAAAACGCCGTGAAATACACGAGCGCGAACTACGCGGGTCTCAAGTTCGGCGGCCTGTATGGCTTCAGCAACTCGGCCGGTCAATTCTCCAACAATCGCGCATGGAGCGCGGGCGCTTCGTACGAAAACGGCCCGCTCAGCGTCGCGGCCGCTTATCTGCAACTGAACAAGTCGGGCAGTTCGAACCTGGCCGGCGCGGTCTCGCAAGGCGACGGCACCGCCGCAGTCGCCGCGAACCTGCAACGCACGTTCGGCGCGGGCGTCAACTACAGCTATGGTCCGGCCACCGCGGGCTTCGTCTATACGCATACCCAGCTGGACGGCATCACCGGCGTGGATGTGGGCGGCGCGACGCTGCCGGGCGTGGCCGGCACCAATCTGCATCTGGACAACTACGAAGTGAACGGCAAATACACGTTGACGCCGGCTTTGAGTCTCGCCGCGTCGTACACGTTCACCGACGGCAAGATGACTGGCTCGAACGGCTCGGGCGATCCGAAGTGGCATACGGTCTCGCTGCAAGGCGACTACTCGCTGAGCAAGCGCACGGACGTCTATGTGGAAGGCGTGTATCAGCATGCATCCGGCGAGCTGGGGAATCTAGGCGCGAACGTTGCGGCAATCAATACGCTGGCCCCTTCGTCGACCGGCAACCAGGTGGCGGCGGCAGTGGGCCTGCGTCACCGCTTCTAG
- a CDS encoding CDP-alcohol phosphatidyltransferase family protein — protein sequence MNSRPNTPINAAPPRTWDARLARRLVTPLVNTWVTPNHLTTLRLLIGLAGALCLAHGDFAWANSGALLIVLSNFVDHTDGELARIGGKSSRIGHFYDLACDALVTVMLFIGMGVGVGGAHLQGLKVPPGWLGALAGVAVALIFFLRMRIEERVGKAGTKQASMGGFETEDILYLLPIVTLFSVVLPFVMAASIGAPLFAAYVVFDYWRVSRRAARPVAAVSAAADTRQMWASE from the coding sequence ATGAATTCGAGACCCAACACTCCAATCAATGCCGCGCCGCCCAGAACATGGGACGCGCGGCTCGCGCGGCGACTCGTCACGCCGCTGGTCAACACGTGGGTAACACCTAACCATCTGACTACGCTACGCTTGCTGATCGGGCTCGCAGGCGCGTTGTGCCTCGCTCACGGCGACTTCGCGTGGGCCAATTCGGGCGCCTTGCTGATCGTGCTGTCGAACTTCGTCGACCATACCGACGGTGAATTGGCGCGCATCGGCGGGAAGTCGAGCCGTATCGGTCATTTTTACGACCTTGCGTGCGATGCGCTCGTGACGGTCATGCTCTTTATCGGCATGGGCGTCGGGGTCGGCGGTGCGCATCTGCAGGGTTTGAAGGTGCCGCCCGGTTGGCTCGGTGCACTCGCCGGCGTCGCCGTTGCGCTCATATTTTTCTTGCGTATGCGTATTGAAGAGAGAGTTGGCAAAGCAGGCACGAAGCAGGCGTCGATGGGCGGCTTCGAGACGGAAGACATCCTGTATTTGCTGCCGATCGTGACGTTGTTCAGTGTGGTGCTGCCGTTCGTCATGGCTGCGTCGATCGGCGCGCCGCTCTTCGCGGCCTACGTGGTGTTCGACTACTGGCGCGTGTCCCGCCGTGCCGCCCGTCCGGTTGCCGCGGTATCGGCAGCTGCCGACACCCGTCAAATGTGGGCAAGCGAATGA
- a CDS encoding 2OG-Fe(II) oxygenase — protein sequence MSLQAREPVFAPASIDRSPPAPAAAPAPDADRAVASRTRVFDNTRLRKDFVDQGAFLYLEDFLAPDVTAQLVHSARSLLNEVNRNYLPGHKQGGSVSRHTIDRLAPFIAELYRSKELIGWLEQLSGDKLQVSPADDPHAYALYYYTRAGDHIGWHYDTSYYDGRRYTLLLGVIDESSCRLDYELHTRNPDVPDQPGSVQIPPGGLVFFDGDKLRHRITPAGANEMRVSLTFEYVTDPNMRPWRRFISNMKDAIAYFGFRQVFRQMTRGKDHA from the coding sequence ATGAGCCTGCAAGCCCGGGAACCCGTGTTCGCACCCGCTTCCATCGACCGTTCGCCCCCGGCGCCGGCCGCCGCGCCTGCGCCCGACGCGGACCGCGCCGTGGCGAGCCGTACGCGTGTGTTTGATAATACGCGCCTGCGCAAGGATTTCGTCGATCAGGGCGCCTTCCTGTATCTCGAAGACTTTCTTGCACCGGACGTGACAGCGCAACTCGTGCACAGCGCGCGCTCGCTGCTCAATGAAGTCAACCGCAACTATCTGCCGGGTCATAAGCAGGGCGGCAGTGTGAGCCGCCATACGATCGACCGTCTCGCGCCATTCATCGCCGAGCTGTATCGTTCGAAAGAACTGATCGGCTGGCTCGAACAGTTAAGTGGCGACAAACTGCAGGTCTCTCCCGCCGACGACCCGCATGCATACGCGCTCTACTACTACACGCGTGCTGGCGACCACATCGGGTGGCACTACGACACCTCTTATTACGACGGACGCCGCTACACGCTGCTACTCGGCGTGATCGACGAATCGTCCTGCCGGCTCGATTACGAATTACATACGCGTAATCCAGACGTGCCGGATCAGCCGGGTTCGGTGCAGATTCCGCCGGGCGGCCTCGTCTTTTTCGACGGCGACAAGCTGCGCCATCGCATCACGCCGGCCGGTGCGAACGAGATGCGCGTGTCGCTCACCTTCGAATACGTGACCGATCCCAACATGCGGCCGTGGCGCCGCTTCATTTCGAACATGAAGGACGCCATCGCGTACTTCGGTTTCCGCCAGGTGTTCCGTCAGATGACGCGCGGCAAGGACCACGCATGA
- a CDS encoding lysylphosphatidylglycerol synthase domain-containing protein, with product MSRAALILLSIGTALFVGLLAWQGFGSVVSTLLAAGWGLVLVAAFHLVPVVLDAGAISVLFHRRRDGVHHDLTLRDALFARWIGESVNSLLPAGQIGGPVVMVRQLSQRGMRLRDAAAAITVSTTVQALAQIVFALGGLLLFGAYAAHGALHDLQTATLVATGVLGAMIVGFYYAQRRGLFGRLLGVVSKVFGKRDWSSLMTRAEAVDAAVQSTYRERGRVAASCALSLVGWIVGTVEVWLALHFLGHPVDWIDALLLESIGQAIRGAAFMIPGSLGVQEGGYLLLAPLVGLPPDAALALSLTKRAREILLGLPGLLVLHFSERRWQRRRALGRVPVID from the coding sequence ATGAGTCGCGCGGCCCTCATTCTGCTGTCGATCGGGACGGCGCTGTTCGTCGGCCTGCTCGCGTGGCAGGGCTTCGGCTCCGTCGTGTCGACGCTGCTTGCGGCCGGCTGGGGGCTCGTACTGGTCGCGGCGTTTCACCTCGTGCCAGTGGTGCTCGACGCGGGCGCGATTTCCGTGCTGTTCCACCGTCGACGTGATGGCGTGCATCATGACCTCACGCTGCGCGACGCGCTATTCGCGCGCTGGATCGGCGAATCGGTGAATAGCCTGTTGCCGGCCGGCCAGATCGGCGGCCCGGTGGTGATGGTGCGGCAACTCTCGCAGCGCGGCATGCGCCTGCGCGACGCCGCTGCGGCAATCACCGTCAGCACCACGGTACAGGCGCTTGCGCAGATCGTGTTTGCGCTCGGCGGACTGCTGCTGTTCGGCGCTTACGCGGCGCACGGCGCACTTCACGATTTGCAGACCGCCACGCTGGTTGCAACCGGCGTGCTGGGCGCGATGATCGTCGGCTTCTACTATGCACAGCGGCGCGGGCTCTTCGGGCGCCTGCTCGGTGTGGTGTCGAAAGTGTTCGGCAAGCGTGACTGGTCATCGTTGATGACCCGCGCGGAAGCCGTCGATGCCGCCGTGCAGTCCACATATCGCGAACGCGGCCGCGTGGCGGCGAGTTGTGCGTTGAGCCTGGTGGGATGGATCGTCGGTACCGTCGAAGTGTGGCTTGCGCTGCACTTCCTTGGCCACCCGGTCGACTGGATCGACGCATTGCTGCTCGAAAGCATCGGCCAGGCCATTCGCGGCGCGGCGTTCATGATCCCGGGCTCACTCGGCGTACAGGAAGGCGGTTATCTGCTGCTCGCGCCGCTGGTCGGCCTGCCGCCCGACGCGGCCCTCGCGTTATCACTGACCAAGCGCGCGCGTGAAATCCTGCTAGGCTTGCCGGGACTGCTGGTTCTGCATTTCAGCGAACGACGCTGGCAACGGCGGCGAGCCTTGGGGCGCGTGCCGGTTATCGATTAA
- a CDS encoding phosphocholine cytidylyltransferase family protein, whose product MRAIILAAGLGLRLQQPPEAQFPKCLLQFDGMSLLERHLQMLETAGITEVVLALGFQPESVQAELARINWPHEVETVLNPRFDLGSVLTVHTVAEALTRGGDVLLMDADVLYDERILSALVAGETVNRLLIDRDFEAGDEPVKLCLKEGVPVELRKQLAVNLDYDTIGESVGFFRFRHETAQRFAEIVAGYVDSGRANLPHEEAVRDLLLERSQVFDTADVTGAPWIEIDFPNDVARAGAEILPQLQPLVTSR is encoded by the coding sequence ATGCGTGCCATCATTCTCGCAGCGGGCCTCGGCCTGCGTCTCCAGCAACCGCCGGAAGCACAGTTCCCGAAGTGTCTGTTGCAGTTCGACGGCATGAGCCTGCTCGAACGGCATCTGCAAATGCTCGAAACTGCGGGCATTACCGAGGTGGTGCTGGCGCTCGGCTTCCAGCCTGAGTCGGTGCAGGCGGAACTGGCGCGCATCAACTGGCCGCACGAGGTGGAGACGGTGCTGAACCCGCGTTTCGATCTGGGCAGCGTGCTGACCGTGCATACGGTGGCCGAGGCGCTGACGCGCGGCGGTGACGTGCTGCTGATGGACGCCGACGTGCTGTACGACGAACGCATTCTGAGCGCGCTGGTGGCGGGCGAAACCGTGAACCGTCTGCTGATCGACCGCGATTTCGAAGCCGGCGACGAGCCCGTCAAGCTGTGTCTGAAAGAGGGCGTGCCGGTCGAACTGCGCAAGCAACTCGCCGTGAATCTCGACTACGACACGATCGGCGAGTCGGTGGGGTTCTTCCGCTTCCGTCATGAAACCGCCCAGCGCTTTGCTGAAATCGTCGCAGGCTACGTGGATAGTGGCCGTGCCAATCTGCCTCACGAAGAAGCCGTGCGCGACCTGCTGCTGGAGCGCAGCCAGGTGTTCGACACTGCCGATGTGACCGGCGCGCCGTGGATCGAGATCGATTTCCCGAACGACGTGGCGCGTGCCGGCGCCGAGATCCTGCCGCAATTGCAGCCGCTCGTCACGTCGCGCTGA